A genomic window from Lycium barbarum isolate Lr01 chromosome 4, ASM1917538v2, whole genome shotgun sequence includes:
- the LOC132637688 gene encoding uncharacterized protein LOC132637688: MAAECRFTIVGRFLKPRPQIDRLRSSFKELITLRTTAKIGVFDTFNVFIDFYNEEDFNSVWFRRVIDIEGQQMWLQKWSPDFKPEEDLLVAPVWVLLPTLPFHLHHWHYMKQIVSNIGTPLELDMATKSRTRPSMAKIRVEIDLLKTLPDKIWIGMEYENAPLKGFYQKVEYEGIPKYCKHCRKLGHVLANCRILERKQATQTKNEDANVGSNIGGKHANRDENVNKVQPVTQNSNNSTNTVSNHNEGDQQRDKNNKGEEEQGALAAVSVAKPGKKKKIDKKSMPTRKPSVLLKIIQSTKKKNKKRKARKIQERGLLSKEQDEVGNSKSHFITDAKDTAVDQVPCLNDGRTSDQSTQLEGESARVPPDIRNLPAINLIVDLDVGPIFNDVTEEDAHQDPRTNGNNKKDLQQEELQQIHSQQRIDVTSPSRVVVTIPEDQLQIVAIAKDNNDSFSPVVKSNSKQRKNNKKNKGVKSKKAIQRLKKLIYINKVDLTVIMEPFVSMNKINRYMKYLGYQHCISNPNGKLWIFWNGDHQTVVVDSTDQQITIKKFYIPLNCDLFITAVYAKCTPSERQDLWADLINVHNKIQGPWCIGGDFNVILDPDEKLGGKPHRMGNNFDFSTCMDSYGVTDLGFVGPKFTWCNNRKPRARIWKRLDRMFINDKWAQIFQHNRVKHLVRTGSDHRPLLTTCHNDSEGGTKYFKFLDFWADQPTFTQILQQSWNTNIIGNPMWRLQSKLKILSKNLSTWSKEVVGNVYDQVKDWEDKLHHLEEQDINQNSDLSREELNKGQAEYTRWMGLQESLLKQKSLVDWFEEGDCNTRYFHSVIRERRRKLHIHTIKDHHDNWTQGDDNIANAAVRHFKHLFNIPHQYKDTNITDCIPKIVTAEDNKILTSIPDIEEIKTAVFSLSASSSPGPDGYNGTFYQKCWNIISNDVKDFVQSFFQGKKLTKLYSHTCLVLIPKITPPSCFSDLRPISLTNFSCKIISKILSNRLSPMLDKIISENQSGFVKGRLITENILLAQEIVHDIKKYNKGGNMVIKLDMAKAYDRMSWDFLITVMKKFGFSDKWLMFVGNLLAGVWYSIIINGNRNGFFTSTHGLKQGDPLSPSLFIIGAEVLSRSLNRLNQNSNFSPFTMDTRGPIINHLAYADDIVIFCGGNNKSIKLIKHQIQRYERASGYKINDNKSFFLTAPNTSAFRINRMRRMSGYMDKSFPFTYLGSPIYCGRKTYSLFNGMLANIVKRLNGWQSGMLSFGGKVVLIKHVLQSLPVYIMSAMNPPKGVITLMEKHFANFLWGTTEGKNKYHWASWENLCLPKDEGGIEVAQDIAQVDIGDREEPDFPVWQPTEDGIVSNKSAWMPTYETIQHFFAESEAGRHLWNFFGNPLGIRHTIQPMVGIFNRWWNTNNSNIVHKLLLQITPAIICWELWKQRRSCKYGNQRQILMGRMQYQGIWTIKAALSNLYPPIKDINHWPTICSIVERLKPIRKWWQVMWENPMPGNIKVNTDGSYLIDSGKAGIGGIVRNSQGELIMAFSKSVQSSINNSAEALAAEFGVKWCYHQGYTNFTLELDSMVIANMINKQDSSNAKLKQTVNNLLRLQRQTNFQVKHCFREGNQVADSLAKLASASDQN; this comes from the exons ATGGCTGCTGAATGTAGATTCACCATAGTTGGGCGATTCCTAAAACCTAGGCCCCAAATCGACCGCCTCCGATCAAGCTTCAAAGAGCTGATTACACTGAGAACGACGGCAAAAATTGGAGTCTTCGATACCTTCAATGTCTTCATCGACTTCTACAACGAAGAGGACTTCAACTCAGTCTGGTTTAGGAGAGTGATTGACATCGAAGGCCAACAGATGTGGTTACAGAAGTGGTCTCCGGATTTTAAGCCGGAGGAGGACCTGCTAGTTGCTCCGGTATGGGTTCTCCTCCCTACTCTCCCATTTCATCTCCACCACTGGCATTACATGAAACAAATTGTTAGTAATATTGGAACTCCTCTTGAACTTGACATGGCCACCAAAAGCAGAACAAGGCCGAGCATGGCCAAGATTAGGGTCGAGATAGACTTGCTTAAAACGCTTCCGGATAAAATATGGATTGGTATGGAATATGAGAATGCCCCTCTTAAAGGATTCTATCAAAAGGTTGAATACGAGGGAATCCCCAAGTATTGCAAACATTGTCGGAAGCTGGGACATGTGTTAGCTAACTGCAGGATTCTTGAACGGAAACAAGCTACTCAAACCAAAAATGAGGATGCTAATGTGGGTAGCAACATAGGTGGAAAGCATGCCAACCGGGATGAAAATGTTAACAAGGTCCAGCCTGTGACGCAAAATAGCAACAACAGCACAAACACTGTCTCTAACCACAACGAGGGGGATCAACAAAGAGACAAGAACAACAAAGGTGAAGAGGAACAGGGTGCTCTGGCAGCTGTCTCTGTAGCAAAacctggaaagaaaaaaaaaatagacaaaaAAAGTATGCCCACCAGGAAACCTAGTGTTCTTCTGAAGATTATTCAATCTActaaaaagaagaacaaaaagaGGAAGGCTCGGAAGATCCAAGAACGAGGTCTGCTCAGCAAAGAACAGGATGAAGTTGGGAACTCTAAGTCACACTTCATCACAGATGCTAAGGACACGGCTGTAGATCAGGTTCCTTGTCTCAATGATGGTCGAACCAGTGATCAA TCCACACAACTTGAAGGGGAATCTGCCAGGGTCCCTCCCGATATAAGGAACCTACCAGCTATTAACCTCATTGTGGATCTTGACGTTGGACCAATATTTAATGACGTTACGGAGGAGGATGCCCATCAGGATCCTCGGACAAATGGAAACAACAAGAAGGACCTACAACAAGAGGAATTACAACAAATACATAGTCAGCAGCGGATTGATGTTACCTCTCCTAGCAGAGTGGTCGTCACGATACCTGAAGATCAGCTCCAAATTGTAGCAATAGCCAAAGACAACAATGATAGTTTTTCCCCTGTAGTGAAAAGCAACTCCAAACAGAGGAAGaacaacaagaaaaacaaag GGGTTAAGTCCAAGAAAGCCATACAAAGACTAAAGAAACTCATTTACATCAACAAAGTGGATCTCACGGTTATTATGGAGCCCTTTGTTAGCATGAACAAAATCAACAGATACATGAAGTATCTAGGATATCAACATTGTATTTCCAATCCGAATGGCAAATTATGGATTTTTTGGAATGGAGATCACCAAACCGTGGTGGTTGATAGTACTGACCAGCAAATTACGATTAAAAAGTTCTATATCCCCTTAAATTGCGATCTGTTTATCACTGCTGTGTATGCTAAATGCACCCCGAGTGAAAGACAAGATTTGTGGGCTGACCTTATTAATGTTCATAATAAGATTCAAGGTCCTTGGTGCATTGGAGGCGACTTCAATGTTATTCTGGATCCAGACGAGAAACTAGGTGGTAAACCTCACAGGATGGGTAACAACTTTGATTTCAGCACCTGCATGGACTCTTATGGGGTCACTGATCTTGGCTTCGTAGGTCCAAAATTCACTTGGTGTAATAACAGAAAGCCAAGAGCAAGAATTTGGAAGCGACTTGACAGAATGTTTATCAATGATAAATGGGCCCAGATCTTTCAGCACAATCGAGTGAAGCATCTAGTGAGGACAGGGTCGGATCATAGACCCCTGCTTACTACATGCCATAATGATTCCGAGGGAGGTACAAAATATTTTAAATTCTTAGATTTTTGGGCTGACCAACCTACATTCACTCAGATATTACAACAGTCCTGGAATACCAACATCATCGGCAATCCCATGTGGAGGCTTCAGTCCAAGTTGAAAATTCTTAGTAAGAACCTCAGTACATGGTCCAAAGAGGTTGTAGGCAACGTATATGACCAAGTCAAAGACTGGGAAGATAAATTGCATCACTTGGAAGAACAAGATATTAACCAAAACAGTGATCTGTCCAGAGAAGAGCTTAACAAAGGGCAGGCTGAATACACTAGATGGATGGGTCTCCAAGAGTCCTTACTTAAGCAGAAATCTCTAGTTGACTGGTTCGAGGAAGGTGACTGCAATACTAGATACTTTCATAGTGTCATTAGAGAGAGGAGAAGGAAACTTCATATTCACACTATCAAAGATCATCACGACAATTGGACTCAGGGAGATGACAACATTGCAAATGCTGCGGTCCGTCATTTTAAGCATCTTTTCAACATTCCTCACCAGTATAAGGACACCAACATTACTGATTGTATACCGAAGATAGTCACTGCTGAGGATAACAAAATCCTTACCTCTATCCCTGATATCGAGGAGATTAAGACTGCCGTCTTTAGTCTAAGTGCTTCAAGCTCGCCGGGACCTGATGGTTACAATGGTACcttttatcagaagtgttggaATATCATTAGCAATGATGTCAAGGACTTTGTTCAAAGCTTCTTTCAGGGCAAAAAGCTTACCAAATTATATTCTCATACTTGCCTGGTGCTCATCCCAAAAATCACACCCCCCTCCTGTTTTTCTGATCTTCGACCCATCAGCCTCACTAACTTTTCTTGCAAAATAATTTCTAAGATTCTCTCGAATAGGCTTAGCCCCATGCTGGATAAAATAATCTCTGAGAATCAGAGTGGATTTGTCAAGGGCAGGCTTATCACAGAGAACATTTTACTTGCTCAAGAGATTGTTCACGATATTAAGAAGTACAACAAGGGTGGGAACATGGTTATCAAACTAGACATGGCTAAAGCTTACGATAGGATGTCATGGGACTTCCTTATCACAGTTATGAAAAAATTTGGGTTCTCTGATAAATGGCTAATGTTTGTTGGGAACTTGCTAGCTGGAGTATGGTATTCTATTATTATTAATGGCAACAGGAATGGCTTCTTCACTTCAACCCATGGTCTCAAACAAGGTGACCCTCTTTCTCCCTCTCTTTTCATTATAGGTGCAGAAGTTCTCTCCAGATCCCTCAACAGGCTTAATCAAAATAGCAACTTTAGTCCATTTACCATGGACACGAGAGGCCCCATTATCAATCATCTCGCATACGCGGACGATATTGTTATTTTCTGCGGGGGTAACAATAAATCCATTAAACTAATCAAGCACCAGATCCAGAGGTATGAGAGAGCGTCAGGCTATAAAATCAACGACAACAAAAGCTTCTTCCTCACGGCGCCTAATACTTCGGCTTTCAGAATTAATAGGATGAGAAGGATGTCAGGTTACATGGATAAATCGTTCCCTTTCACTTACTTGGGGTCCCCCATTTactgtggaaggaaaacttataGTCTTTTTAATGGTATGCTTGCTAATATTGTAAAGAGACTGAATGGTTGGCAGAGCGGCATGCTTTCCTTTGGGGGGAAGGTGGTCCTCATCAAACATGTTCTCCAGTCTCTTCCAGTCTACATCATGTCTGCTATGAATCCTCCGAAAGGAGTTATCACTCTTATGGAAAAACATTTTGCTAATTTCCTATGGGGCACCACTGAGGGAAAGAATAAGTATCATTGGGCTTCTTGGGAAAATCTTTGCCTCCCGAAAGACGAGGGGGGAATTGAG GTAGCTCAGGATATAGCACAGGTCGACATTGGTGACCGGGAGGAGCCAGACTTCCCTGTTTGGCAACCAACAGAGGATGGAATAGTTTCCAACAAAAGCGCCTG GATGCCAACATATGAGACCATCCAACATTTTTTTGCTGAAAGTGAAGCTGGCCGACATCTTTGGAATTTCTTTGGCAATCCTTTAGGAATTCGGCACACAATCCAACCTATGGTGGGAATTTTCAACAGATGGTGGAATACTAACAACTCTAACATTGTGCACAAACTTCTATTGCAGATAACACCTGCTATCATCTGCTGGGAACTATGGAAGCAGAGGCGCTCCTGTAAATATGGCAATCAAAGGCAAATCTTGATGGGCAGGATGCAATATCAAGGGATCTGGACTATCAAAGCGGCTCTGAGCAACCTATATCCCCCCATCAAAGATATTAATCACTGGCCTACTATATGCAGTATAGTAGAAAGGTTGAAGCCTATCAGAAAATGGTGGCAGGTCATGTGGGAAAATCCTATGCCGGGAAATATAAAAGTAAACACGGATGGGAGCTACCTAATAGACAGCGGCAAAGCAGGTATAGGCGGTATAGTGAGAAATAGTCAAGGCGAGCTGATTATGGCCTTCTCCAAGTCGGTTCAAAGCAGCATCAACAATAGTGCTGAAGCGTTGGCAGCCGAGTTTGGTGTGAAATGGTGCTACCATCAGGGATACACTAATTTCACCCTGGAACTTGACTCCATGGTGATAGCCAACATGATCAACAAGCAAGACTCAAGTAACGCGAAGCTCAAACAGACCGTAAACAACCTGCTACGACTCCAGAGACAAACCAACTTTCAAGTAAAGCATTGCTTCAGAGAAGGCAACCAGGTTGCGGACAGTTTGGCCAAACTTGCATCGGCCAGTGACCAGAACTAG